In Candidatus Krumholzibacteriia bacterium, the genomic window GCCGCCAGGCGACGGTGGACGCCTGCACTTTGGGTGATCGCTCGCTGCTCAGCGTGCTCCTGGATCATGTCTCCTACCTCGCTCATGTCGTACCGGTGCATGCCGCTCCCGGCGCCTTCGACGTCTCCATCGGCGGCAAGCAGGTACGCATCCGCGTTCTCGACGAGCTCGCGGCCATGGCGCAGCAGATGCAGGCCCCTGCGGTGCAAGGTCGTGTGGTGCTGCGTTCACCCATGCCGGGCCTGGTGATCGATGTCCGTGTGCGCCCTGGCGACCGCGTCCGTGCCGGCAGCCCCCTCGTTGTCGTCGAGGCCATGAAGATGCAGAACGAGCTGGCGAGCGAGGTGGCGGGCACAGTGAGCGAGGTGCAGGCGCAGTTGAACCAGGCAGTCGAATCCGGCGCCACCCTGGTGGTCATCGAGGCGGACGGCAAGGCCAGCTGACCGATCCAGCCCACCGAAGCCCGCCTGAGGGGAGTCCGCATGCAGGCGCTCCTCGAACGACGCTTCTCGCTCCGCGCTCAGGGCAGCAACGTACGCACCGAGCTCTTGGCCGGCGCCACCACCTTCGCGACCCTTTCCTACATCCTCTTCGTCCAGCCCGCCGTTCTCCAAGCGGCGGGCATGGACTTCGGCGCTGTGATTCTCGCTACCTGCCTCGCCAGCGCCCTCGGCACGCTGCTCATGGCACTGCTCGCCAACTATCCCATCGCCATCGCCCCCGCCATGGGACACAACTTCTATTTCGCTTTCACCGTCTGCGCCCGGTGGCTGCGGGCGGTATGGGGTTCTCCTGGCAGATGGCTCTCGCCGCCGTCTTCGTCGCCAGCGCCCTCTTCGTCGTTCTCTCCAGCGTGGGCCTTCGAGAACGTGTCTTCGAGACCATGCCGCTCTCACTACAGCGCGCCATCGCCGGCGGCATCGGCCTCCTCATCGCGCTCGTCGGCCTGGAATGGGGAGGCATCGTCGTCGCCGCGCCAGGCACGCACATCGGCCTCGGCGATCTCGGCACGCCACCCGCCCGCGCAGCGCTCGCCGGCATCGCAGCGGCTGCCTTGCTCCTCGCCCGCCGGTTTCGTGGCGCCATCCTGGGTGGCATCGCCGTGGCCACGACAGTGGCCTGGTTGCAGGGGCTCGTCGAGCCCCACGGGTTCATCGGCCTCCCCGACATCGCCACGCCCGCCGCCTTCCGGCTGGACCTGGCAGGTCTCTTCAGCAACTCCCAGGCGGCGCTGGCCGTGCTCGTTTTCTTCTTTCTCGCACTTTTCGATACCGTGGGCACGCTGATCGGCGTCGCCGAGAAAGCTGGTCTCCTGCAACACGGCAAGTTGCCCCGCGCCCGCCGGGCCTTGCTCGCCGATGCCATCGGCACCACTTGCGGTGCCGTCCTCGGCACCTCCACGATCACGAGCTACATCGAAAGCGCCGCCGGCGTCGCCGAAGGCGGACGCACGGGCCTCACGGCCGTCGTCGTGGCGGCGCTTTTCCTTCTGGCCATCCCCTTCTCGCCGGTGGTCCAGATGATCGGTGGCGGCATCGAGACGCCCGCCGGAAGGCTCTATCCGAGCGTCGCACCAGCTCTCGTCACCGTGGGCTGCCTCATGCTCCAACCAGTTTCCCGCATTGCCTGGGACGAGTGGACCGAAGCCTTCCCTGCCTTCCTCACCCTCGTGATCATGCCCTTCACCTTCAGCATCACCGAAGGAATCGCCTTCGGCTTCATCGCCTATGCAGCC contains:
- a CDS encoding biotin/lipoyl-containing protein, which translates into the protein MKYQVRAQDHQFEVEVGGEAPQYLLRIDGRQATVDACTLGDRSLLSVLLDHVSYLAHVVPVHAAPGAFDVSIGGKQVRIRVLDELAAMAQQMQAPAVQGRVVLRSPMPGLVIDVRVRPGDRVRAGSPLVVVEAMKMQNELASEVAGTVSEVQAQLNQAVESGATLVVIEADGKAS